In the genome of Triticum urartu cultivar G1812 unplaced genomic scaffold, Tu2.1 TuUngrouped_contig_6366, whole genome shotgun sequence, one region contains:
- the LOC125530500 gene encoding uncharacterized protein LOC125530500, protein MDPPPPAASPPSRPPDASEEPGAPATATATASAAPVTDTTDSTQADAQGGLHDTAISNPENNNDTSTSTRGDSHSPWISEEHLGESLVQTTSKQAANSDGTRKRNFQPGNKEAVHAPSAGSKSHARDISVVETKDARSKFLKKSDNEDPACEDRKNADLAGISEELKENNNRSSLNSSSLKDEKKQKNRSRGKENSNHVHNTSTSHDISLPTSAGTSCLTSMVTENNAEAPKCMGLRLKKNPDDVSLTNSFTVVNAETTDGGNLNVDSTIQKNFDEVLPGSLKEKETENVATSLDSSVLHSSQLASSNVSLMPLQGVIVDADVKTNCLHSSTEEKVYRSAVSEDVTKPSDHVSQPNIAEEHKNFGSGKHMREAILHTSVNSAGIEKVLPSENQKNQSYPFNEGANFFQRGNADRNFRADVHHRRNIYGSGGMGNSEYEFQRNQSHPFSEGRNFFPLGREDPNLRAGVHHSMDMYGSGGMGNSEYGLQRNRSYSFNEGADFFQLRRADPNFRVGVHHSMNIYGSGAMENSEHGFQRNRSYPFDEGANFFQLGRPDPNFRAGVRHNMNIYGSGTMGNSEDGFQRNQSYPFYEGENFSQLGRPDPNFRAGVHHNRNIYGSGAMGNSEHGFQRNQSYPFDEGANFFQLGRPDPNFRAGVHHSMNIYGSGAMGSSEHGFQRNQSYLFNEGANFFQPGRPDPNFREGVHHSMNMYGSDARRNSEHGFGRSYLDHTSTVKNEMQEKERTCLSTNHNNDQISPSNLAQAYSEKLRMSFPPRDSLTGFRKKKLLILDLNGLLADINEDFHNAHMADAKVRRKLVFRRPHCDDFLNFCIKKFELGVWSSRKRKNVDSVVDILMRDFKPYLLFSWARDKCTMTGRNTLENVHKPIVLKELKKLWNKEEPGLPWKEGEFSPSNTLLVDDSPYKALRNPPHTAIFPQPFSYLNRNDNSLGPGGDLRMYLEKLAFADDVECYVRNNPFGQPFITQSDPHWDFYAEIAGKEYGALTCA, encoded by the exons ACACTACTGACAGTACACAAGCTGATGCTCAAGGAGGACTACATGACACAGCTATTAGCAATCCGGAGAATAACAATGACACCTCCACTTCGACTCGAGGAGATTCACATTCACCCTGGATTTCGGAAGAACATTTGGGTGAAAGTTTAGTGCAGACTACCTCCAAGCAGGCAGCAAACTCAGATGGGACAAGGAAGAGGAATTTTCAGCCTGGAAATAAAGAGGCAGTACATGCTCCTAGTGCTGGCAGCAAATCTCACGCACGTGACATCTCTGTGGTGGAAACTAAAGATGCAAGGAGCAAGTTCTTGAAGAAATCCGAT AACGAGGATCCAGCATGTGAAGACAGGAAGAATGCCGATTTGGCAGGGATCTCGGAAGAATTGAAGGAAAACAATAACAGATCTTCTCTTAACTCTAGCAGCTTGAAGGATGAGAAGAAGCAAAAGAATAGAAGCAGAGGAAAAGAGAATAGCAATCATGTTCATAACACAAGCACTTCACATGATATTTCTTTGCCAACTAGCGCTGGTACCTCTTGTTTGACGTCGATGGTTACTGAGAACAATGCAGAAGCTCCTAAATGCATGGGTTTGAGGCTAAAGAAAAATCCAGATGATGTATCCCTGACAAACTCATTCACAGTAGTTAACGCAGAGACCACGGATGGGGGAAATTTGAATGTAGACAGTAccattcaaaagaactttgatgAAGTTCTGCCTGGTTCACTTAAAGAGAAAGAAACTGAGAATGTTGCAACATCCTTGGATTCATCCGTGCTTCACTCCAGCCAACTGGCAAGCAGTAATGTGTCTCTGATGCCACTTCAAGGTGTTATAGTTGATGCAGATGTGAAGACCAACTGCCTACATTCATCAACTGAAGAAAAAGTTTATCGGAGTGCAGTTAGTGAAGATGTTACCAAACCTTCTGATCATGTTTCCCAGCCTAACATCGCAGAAGAGCACAAGAATTTCGGGTCCGGTAAACATATGAGAGAAGCTATTCTTCATACATCAGTTAATAGTGCTGGAATAGAAAAGGTCTTACCATCTGAAAATCAGAAGAACCAGTCGTATCCATTCAATGAAGGCGCAAACTTCTTTCAGAGAGGAAACGCAGACCGTAACTTTAGGGCAGATGTTCATCACCGTAGGAACATCTATGGATCAGGAGGCATGGGGAATTCAGAGTATGAATTTCAGAGGAACCAGTCACATCCATTCAGTGAAGGTAGAAACTTCTTTCCGCTAGGAAGGGAAGACCCTAACTTAAGGGCAGGTGTTCATCACAGTATGGACATGTATGGATCAGGAGGCATGGGGAATTCAGAGTATGGGTTGCAGAGGAACCGGTCGTATTCATTCAATGAAGGTGCAGACTTCTTTCAGCTAAGAAGGGCTGACCCTAACTTTAGGGTAGGTGTTCATCACAGTATGAACATCTATGGATCAGGCGCCATGGAGAATTCGGAGCATGGATTTCAGAGGAACCGGTCTTATCCATTTGATGAAGGTGCAAACTTCTTTCAGCTAGGAAGGCCAGACCCTAACTTCAGGGCAGGTGTTCGTCACAATATGAATATCTATGGATCAGGCACCATGGGGAACTCAGAGGATGGATTTCAGAGGAACCAGTCGTATCCATTCTATGAAGGTGAAAACTTCTCTCAGCTAGGAAGGCCAGACCCTAACTTTAGGGCAGGTGTTCATCACAATAGGAACATCTATGGATCAGGCGCCATGGGGAATTCAGAACATGGATTTCAGAGGAACCAGTCGTATCCATTCGATGAAGGTGCAAACTTCTTTCAGCTAGGAAGGCCAGACCCTAACTTTAGGGCAGGTGTTCATCACAGTATGAACATCTATGGATCAGGCGCCATGGGGAGTTCAGAGCATGGATTTCAGAGGAACCAGTCGTATTTATTCAATGAAGGTGCAAACTTCTTTCAGCCAGGAAGACCAGACCCTAACTTTAGGGAAGGTGTTCATCACAGTATGAACATGTATGGATCAGACGCCAGGAGGAATTCAGAGCATGGATTTGGAAGAAGCTATTTGGATCATACCAGTACCGTAAAGAATGAAATGCAGGAGAAAGAACGAACTTGCTTATCAACAAATCACAACAATGACCAGATAAGCCCTTCAAATTTAGCTCAGGCATATAGCGAAAAGCTTAGAATGTCCTTCCCTCCAAGAGATTCCTTGacagggtttcggaagaaaaagCTTCTTATTCTAGATCTCAATGGCCTTCTTGCGGATATCAATGAAGATTTCCACAATGCTCACATGGCTGATGCAAAGGTTCGAAGGAAACTAG TCTTCCGAAGGCCTCACTGTGATGATTTTCTCAACTTCTGCATAAAAAAATTCGAGCTAGGTGTATGGTCCTCAAGGAAACG GAAAAATGTTGATTCTGTTGTTGACATCCTTATGAGAGATTTCAAACCATACCTACTGTTTTCTTGG GCCAGGGATAAATGCACAATGACTGGACGGAACACACTGGAGAACGTGCACAAACCAATAGTActgaaggaattgaagaaactATGGAATAAGGAAGAACCTGGTCTTCCATGGAAGGAGGGGGAATTTTCACCTTCCAATACATTACTTGTGGACGATTCTCCTTACAAGGCTCTGCGTAATCCG CCACATACTGCCATTTTTCCTCAGCCGTTCAGCTATCTTAACCGGAACGACAATTCATTGG GTCCTGGTGGAGATCTTCGCATGTATCTGGAGAAACTCGCTTTTGCAGATGATGTTGAGTGCTACGTTCGCAATAATCCATTTGGTCAACCTTTTATTACACAGAGTGATCCACATTGGGACTTCTATGCTGAAATAGCTGGTAAAGAGTATGGCGCATTAACTTGTGCCTGA